Proteins co-encoded in one Moritella sp. F3 genomic window:
- the napA gene encoding periplasmic nitrate reductase subunit alpha, translated as MKLTRRAFVKANAAVSAAAIAGVTLPVSATNLIATSDETKIKWDKAACRFCGTGCSVLVGTQGGKVVATQGDPESPVNKGLNCVKGYFLSKIMYGKDRLTTPLLRMKDGKFAKDGEFSPVSWDQAFDIMAEKWKAALKANGPTSIGMFGSGQWTVMEGYAAVKLMKAGFRSNNIDPNARHCMASAVGGFMRTFGIDEPMGCYDDFENADSFVLWGSNMAEMHPILWSRITDHRLSNPHVKVNVLSTYKHRSFELADTGIVFNPQSDLAMANFIANYIIQNDAVNWEFVNKHTNFKRTATDIGYGLRDEHPLQQKAKNPNSGKLSAMTFEEYKASVAEYTAEKASEISGVPVEKLITLAKQYADPNIKVMSLWTMGMNQHTRGVWMNSLVYNIHLLVGKISQPGNGPFSLTGQPSACGTAREVGTFSHRLPADMVVKNPKHRAIAEKIWKLPEGTIPAKPGLHAVAQNRALKDGTLNAYWVQCTNNMQAAPNMMEESLPGYRNPDNFIVVSDPYPTVTAQAADLILPTAMWVEKEGAYGNAERRTQAWYQQVKPIEGAKSDSWQVIEFSKRFTVEEVWGEELLAKMPEHRGKTLYDVLYRNGQVDAFPVSEAQELNDESHEFGFYVQKGLFEEYATFGRGHAHDLAPYDVYHQVRGLRWPVVDGKETKWRFAEGSDPYVGKGKGFEFYGKPDGKANIIFAPYEAPPEVPNEEYDMWLCTGRVLEHWHSGSMTARVPELYRAVPDALCYIHPDDAKKRNVRRGDEVLIQSPRGEVRCRIETRGRNRPPVGLVFVPWFDARVLINKVILDATDPLSKQTDFKKCPIKITKV; from the coding sequence ATGAAACTGACCAGACGTGCATTTGTTAAAGCAAACGCAGCTGTTTCTGCTGCGGCAATAGCTGGCGTAACACTGCCTGTAAGCGCAACAAATCTGATCGCAACTAGCGATGAAACTAAAATTAAATGGGACAAAGCGGCATGCCGTTTTTGTGGTACAGGCTGCTCCGTTTTGGTCGGCACGCAAGGTGGTAAGGTTGTAGCAACGCAAGGTGATCCTGAGTCCCCTGTAAACAAAGGCCTAAACTGCGTGAAAGGTTACTTTCTATCTAAAATCATGTACGGAAAAGATCGTTTAACAACACCTTTACTGCGCATGAAAGATGGTAAATTCGCTAAAGATGGTGAGTTTTCTCCGGTATCTTGGGATCAAGCTTTTGATATAATGGCGGAGAAATGGAAAGCAGCATTAAAAGCTAACGGCCCTACATCGATTGGTATGTTTGGTTCAGGCCAATGGACTGTCATGGAAGGTTACGCAGCGGTTAAATTGATGAAAGCGGGTTTCCGTTCAAACAATATTGATCCAAATGCGCGTCACTGTATGGCTTCTGCCGTTGGTGGGTTCATGCGTACATTTGGCATTGATGAGCCAATGGGTTGTTATGACGATTTCGAAAATGCTGATTCGTTTGTACTTTGGGGCTCAAACATGGCAGAAATGCATCCTATCCTATGGAGTCGTATTACTGACCATCGTTTAAGTAACCCGCATGTAAAGGTAAACGTATTATCAACGTATAAGCATCGCTCATTTGAACTCGCTGATACTGGCATTGTTTTTAATCCACAATCTGATCTAGCAATGGCTAACTTTATTGCGAATTACATCATCCAAAATGATGCGGTTAATTGGGAATTTGTTAACAAACACACTAACTTCAAGCGTACAGCAACTGACATCGGTTACGGTTTACGTGATGAGCACCCGCTACAGCAAAAAGCGAAAAACCCTAACTCAGGTAAATTGTCAGCAATGACATTTGAAGAGTATAAAGCGTCCGTTGCTGAATATACGGCCGAGAAAGCATCTGAGATATCAGGTGTACCCGTTGAAAAGCTAATCACACTCGCAAAGCAATATGCTGATCCAAACATCAAAGTCATGTCGTTATGGACGATGGGGATGAATCAACATACGCGTGGCGTATGGATGAACAGCCTTGTTTATAACATTCACTTACTTGTGGGTAAAATTTCACAACCGGGTAATGGTCCATTTTCACTCACCGGTCAACCATCGGCCTGTGGTACTGCACGTGAAGTGGGGACTTTCTCTCACCGTCTGCCTGCCGATATGGTCGTTAAGAATCCGAAGCATCGTGCTATCGCAGAAAAAATATGGAAATTACCAGAAGGCACTATTCCAGCAAAGCCTGGCTTACACGCCGTTGCCCAAAACAGGGCATTAAAAGACGGCACGCTGAATGCGTATTGGGTGCAATGTACTAATAATATGCAAGCTGCACCGAATATGATGGAAGAATCATTACCGGGTTACCGTAATCCAGATAACTTTATTGTGGTGTCAGACCCATACCCAACAGTAACTGCACAAGCTGCTGATCTTATTTTACCAACCGCTATGTGGGTGGAAAAAGAGGGGGCTTATGGTAATGCTGAACGTCGTACTCAAGCTTGGTACCAGCAAGTTAAACCAATCGAAGGCGCAAAGTCTGATTCATGGCAGGTCATTGAGTTTTCAAAACGTTTCACTGTGGAAGAAGTGTGGGGCGAAGAACTGTTAGCTAAGATGCCTGAACACAGAGGAAAAACCTTGTATGACGTTTTATACCGCAATGGTCAAGTTGATGCCTTTCCAGTGAGTGAAGCGCAAGAGTTGAATGACGAATCACATGAATTTGGCTTCTACGTGCAAAAAGGCTTGTTTGAAGAATACGCTACCTTTGGTCGTGGTCATGCTCATGATTTAGCCCCTTATGATGTTTACCATCAAGTGCGGGGACTACGCTGGCCAGTTGTCGATGGCAAAGAAACAAAATGGCGCTTTGCAGAAGGCAGTGATCCTTATGTAGGTAAAGGTAAAGGCTTTGAGTTCTACGGTAAGCCTGATGGCAAGGCCAATATTATCTTTGCACCGTATGAAGCGCCACCTGAAGTGCCGAATGAAGAATATGATATGTGGCTATGTACTGGTCGTGTGTTAGAGCATTGGCATTCAGGCAGTATGACCGCGCGCGTACCTGAGCTTTATCGTGCAGTACCGGATGCACTTTGTTATATCCACCCTGATGATGCGAAGAAACGCAATGTACGTCGAGGTGATGAAGTATTGATTCAATCTCCTCGTGGCGAAGTGCGTTGCCGAATTGAAACTCGTGGTCGAAATAGACCGCCTGTAGGTTTGGTGTTTGTGCCTTGGTTTGATGCGAGAGTATTGATTAACAAGGTGATCTTAGATGCAACAGATCCATTATCAAAACAGACGGATTTCAAAAAATGTCCAATTAAAATTACCAAAGTGTAA
- a CDS encoding TIGR02808 family protein, translating to MSTLEYVIWHILGYAAIPTILIAGFVAVAGVSVFALSFTADKNKA from the coding sequence ATGAGTACGTTAGAATACGTTATTTGGCATATTTTAGGATATGCAGCGATACCAACTATTTTAATTGCAGGGTTTGTAGCAGTTGCTGGCGTTTCAGTATTTGCTTTATCATTTACTGCAGACAAAAATAAAGCGTAA
- a CDS encoding NapC/NirT family cytochrome c — translation MKLILNFWRKLTAPSKAAVGTVLAMGFLGGIIFWGAFNMGMEATNTEEFCSACHAPIVKELKETIHYSNRSGVRAICSDCHVPHNWTDKIVRKVQASNEIVAFLMGKISTQEKFEARRKHLAVREWQRMKENDSQECRNCHNFEYMDFSEQGPRSRKQHSTALASGEKTCVDCHKGIAHQLPDMSDVPGW, via the coding sequence ATGAAACTAATTTTAAATTTTTGGCGAAAATTAACGGCACCAAGTAAAGCCGCTGTAGGTACTGTACTTGCAATGGGTTTCCTTGGCGGCATTATTTTCTGGGGTGCCTTTAATATGGGTATGGAAGCGACAAATACAGAAGAGTTTTGTTCTGCTTGTCACGCGCCTATTGTTAAAGAACTAAAAGAAACAATTCACTATTCGAATCGTTCTGGTGTGCGCGCAATCTGTTCTGATTGTCACGTACCACATAATTGGACAGATAAAATTGTACGTAAAGTACAAGCGAGTAATGAAATTGTGGCATTCTTGATGGGTAAAATTTCGACTCAAGAAAAGTTCGAAGCACGTCGTAAACATTTAGCTGTTCGTGAATGGCAACGTATGAAAGAAAATGATTCACAGGAATGTCGTAACTGTCATAACTTTGAATACATGGACTTCTCAGAGCAAGGCCCACGTAGTCGTAAGCAACATTCTACAGCACTAGCAAGTGGTGAGAAAACATGTGTTGATTGCCACAAAGGTATTGCCCATCAGCTGCCAGATATGTCTGATGTACCTGGTTGGTAG
- a CDS encoding nitrate reductase cytochrome c-type subunit has protein sequence MRKLLAVLLAAGTLFSVSAQSTETAAIENVNNGGVASLRGITELDTTRKADELKRVIKDRSPIDRDYVYQPPLVPHQTRHYEVSLNANKCLSCHSWKYAGEMGATKISVTHYQSREGEVLSDVSPRRYFCLQCHVTQADAAPLIDNDFKRVDSLR, from the coding sequence ATGAGAAAATTATTGGCTGTACTGCTAGCTGCAGGGACTTTATTCTCAGTATCAGCACAAAGTACAGAGACTGCTGCAATTGAAAATGTAAACAACGGTGGTGTTGCATCACTGCGTGGTATCACTGAATTAGATACAACGCGTAAAGCGGATGAGTTGAAGCGTGTAATTAAAGATCGTAGCCCTATTGATCGTGATTACGTATATCAACCACCGCTTGTGCCGCATCAAACGCGTCATTATGAAGTGTCTTTAAATGCGAACAAATGCTTGTCATGCCACAGTTGGAAATATGCTGGTGAAATGGGCGCGACTAAAATCAGTGTAACGCATTATCAATCACGTGAAGGCGAAGTATTATCTGACGTATCACCACGTCGTTATTTCTGTCTACAGTGTCATGTTACACAAGCAGATGCAGCACCGTTAATCGACAATGACTTTAAACGTGTAGATTCATTGCGCTAA
- the napA gene encoding periplasmic nitrate reductase subunit alpha: protein MKLTRRAFVKANAAVSAAAIAGVTLPASATNLIAVSDETKIKWDKAPCRFCGTGCSVLVGTQGGKVVATQGDPEAPVNKGLNCVKGYFLSKIMYGKDRLTTPLLRMRDGKFAKDGEFAPISWDQAFDIMAEKWKAALKEKGPTSVGMFGSGQWTVMEGYAAVKLMKAGFRSNNIDPNARHCMASAVGGFMRTFGIDEPMGCYDDFEESDAFVLWGSNMAEMHPILWTRITDRRLSNPHVKVNVLSTYKHRSFELADTGIVFNPQSDLAMANFIANYIIQNDAVNWDFVNKHTHFKRTATDIGYGLRDEHPMQAKAKNPNSGKMTAMTFEEYKASVAEYTVEKASEISGVSEEKLITLAKQYADPNIKVMSLWTMGMNQHTRGVWMNSLVYNIHLLVGKISQPGNGPFSLTGQPSACGTAREVGTFSHRLPADMVVANPKHRAIAEKIWKLPEGTIPPKPGLHAVAQNRALKDGTLNAYWTMCNNNMQAAPNMMEEGLPGYRNPANFIVCSDPYPTVTAQAADLILPTAMWVEKEGAYGNAERRTQAWYQQVKSVEGAKSDLWQLMEFAKRFKIEEVWGEDLIAKMPEVRGKTMYDVLYKNGNVDAFPLSEAQELNDDANDQGFYVQKGLFEEYATFGRGHGHDLAPYDVYHTVRGLRWPVVNGVETKWRFAEGSDPYVGKGKGFEFYGKPDGKANIIFAPYEAPPEVPNEEYDMWLCTGRVLEHWHSGTMTGRVPELYRAMPDALCYIHPDDAKKRNVRRGDEVLIESLRGEVRCRVETRGRNRPPVGLVFVPWFDARVLINKVCLDATDPLSKQTDYKKCAIKITKV, encoded by the coding sequence ATGAAATTAACCAGACGTGCGTTTGTTAAAGCAAATGCGGCAGTTTCTGCTGCTGCCATTGCTGGCGTTACGCTTCCAGCTAGTGCAACAAATCTTATTGCAGTTAGCGATGAAACTAAAATTAAATGGGACAAAGCACCATGTCGTTTCTGCGGTACAGGTTGCTCTGTATTAGTCGGAACACAAGGCGGTAAGGTTGTTGCTACACAAGGTGATCCTGAAGCACCTGTGAACAAAGGCCTTAACTGCGTTAAAGGTTACTTCCTATCAAAAATTATGTACGGTAAAGATCGTTTAACAACGCCTCTATTACGTATGCGTGATGGTAAGTTTGCTAAAGATGGTGAGTTTGCACCTATTTCATGGGATCAAGCTTTTGATATCATGGCCGAGAAGTGGAAAGCGGCATTAAAAGAAAAAGGCCCTACATCAGTTGGTATGTTTGGTTCTGGCCAATGGACAGTGATGGAAGGTTATGCTGCTGTTAAATTGATGAAAGCAGGTTTCCGTTCAAATAATATCGATCCGAATGCGCGTCACTGTATGGCCTCTGCTGTTGGTGGTTTCATGCGTACGTTTGGTATTGATGAGCCAATGGGTTGTTACGATGACTTTGAAGAATCAGATGCGTTCGTTCTTTGGGGCTCAAACATGGCTGAAATGCATCCAATTCTTTGGACGCGTATCACAGATCGCCGTTTAAGTAATCCACATGTAAAAGTTAACGTATTATCAACGTATAAGCATCGTTCATTCGAACTTGCTGATACAGGCATTGTGTTTAACCCACAGTCTGATTTAGCAATGGCTAACTTTATTGCTAACTACATCATCCAAAACGATGCTGTAAACTGGGATTTCGTTAACAAGCACACACACTTTAAACGTACAGCAACAGATATTGGTTACGGTTTACGTGACGAACATCCAATGCAAGCTAAAGCTAAAAACCCTAACTCGGGTAAAATGACAGCAATGACATTTGAAGAGTACAAGGCGTCGGTTGCTGAATATACAGTTGAGAAAGCATCAGAAATTTCAGGTGTATCAGAAGAAAAACTAATTACACTTGCTAAGCAATATGCTGATCCAAACATCAAAGTAATGTCACTATGGACTATGGGTATGAATCAACATACTCGTGGCGTATGGATGAACAGCCTTGTTTACAACATTCACTTACTTGTTGGTAAAATTTCACAGCCAGGTAATGGTCCGTTCTCATTGACTGGTCAGCCATCAGCATGTGGTACAGCACGTGAAGTGGGTACGTTCTCACACCGTCTGCCAGCAGATATGGTTGTTGCGAATCCAAAACATCGCGCTATCGCTGAGAAAATCTGGAAACTACCTGAAGGTACGATCCCACCTAAGCCAGGCCTACATGCTGTTGCACAAAACCGTGCATTAAAAGACGGTACATTGAACGCGTACTGGACTATGTGTAATAACAACATGCAAGCAGCACCAAACATGATGGAAGAAGGTTTACCGGGTTACCGTAACCCTGCTAACTTCATCGTTTGTTCTGACCCGTACCCAACAGTAACAGCACAAGCAGCTGATCTTATTCTACCAACAGCAATGTGGGTAGAAAAAGAAGGCGCATACGGCAACGCAGAACGTCGTACCCAAGCTTGGTATCAACAAGTTAAATCTGTTGAAGGTGCAAAATCAGATTTATGGCAGTTAATGGAATTTGCTAAACGCTTCAAGATTGAAGAAGTGTGGGGCGAAGATCTAATCGCTAAAATGCCTGAAGTGCGTGGTAAAACGATGTACGACGTACTATATAAAAACGGTAACGTTGATGCATTCCCACTAAGTGAAGCACAAGAATTAAATGATGATGCAAATGATCAAGGTTTCTACGTTCAAAAAGGACTATTCGAAGAATACGCTACCTTTGGTCGTGGCCATGGCCATGATTTAGCACCATACGATGTTTACCATACAGTACGTGGTTTACGTTGGCCTGTAGTGAACGGCGTTGAAACGAAATGGCGTTTTGCAGAAGGCAGTGATCCTTACGTAGGTAAAGGTAAAGGTTTTGAGTTTTATGGTAAGCCAGACGGTAAAGCAAATATCATCTTTGCACCGTATGAAGCGCCACCAGAAGTGCCAAATGAAGAATATGACATGTGGTTATGTACTGGTCGTGTATTAGAGCATTGGCATTCAGGTACAATGACAGGTCGTGTTCCTGAGTTATACCGTGCAATGCCGGATGCACTTTGTTATATCCATCCTGATGACGCTAAAAAACGTAATGTGCGTCGTGGTGATGAAGTTCTTATTGAATCTCTTCGTGGTGAAGTTCGTTGTCGTGTGGAAACACGTGGCCGTAACCGCCCACCAGTAGGCTTAGTATTTGTACCTTGGTTTGATGCGCGAGTATTGATTAACAAGGTATGTCTAGATGCTACGGATCCGTTATCAAAACAAACGGATTATAAAAAATGTGCAATTAAAATTACGAAAGTGTAA
- a CDS encoding chaperone NapD: protein MAEQEVHISSLIIHVKPESLVDVKDKISALPDAEIYGDSEEGKIIVVLETSNQKFVTDIIDKINNIEHVLSTSLVFHQIETIDPSCEDDL, encoded by the coding sequence ATGGCAGAACAAGAAGTCCATATCTCAAGTCTAATTATTCACGTAAAACCAGAATCTTTGGTAGACGTGAAAGATAAAATTTCAGCTCTCCCAGACGCTGAAATTTACGGTGATAGTGAAGAGGGTAAAATTATCGTCGTATTAGAAACCAGTAATCAAAAATTTGTCACCGATATTATTGATAAAATTAATAATATCGAACATGTCTTAAGTACTTCTCTTGTTTTTCACCAAATTGAAACTATTGATCCATCATGTGAGGATGATCTATGA
- the napF gene encoding ferredoxin-type protein NapF — protein sequence MSINLARRSLFRRKEQDNVVRLPWLKADLDFTDKCTRCGDCSAACPEQIILVGDGGFPEIDFSVSECNFCKECVNHCKEDLFDLTQAQAWGNKAVVSTGCLNIESVYCRSCAESCESEALKFNFTNTTFVSPDVVLADCNGCGACVSVCPVNAIAVKLNR from the coding sequence ATGAGTATTAATCTAGCACGACGTTCGTTATTTCGTCGTAAAGAACAAGACAATGTTGTACGACTACCTTGGCTTAAAGCAGATTTAGATTTTACTGACAAGTGCACCCGCTGTGGTGATTGCAGTGCTGCTTGCCCTGAACAAATTATACTAGTTGGTGATGGCGGTTTTCCTGAAATCGATTTTAGCGTATCAGAATGCAATTTTTGTAAAGAATGTGTAAATCACTGTAAAGAGGATTTATTTGATTTAACTCAAGCTCAAGCTTGGGGTAATAAAGCAGTTGTTTCAACCGGTTGCTTAAATATTGAATCTGTATATTGCCGAAGTTGTGCGGAGTCTTGTGAATCCGAAGCTTTGAAATTTAATTTTACTAATACAACGTTTGTTAGCCCAGATGTTGTATTAGCTGATTGTAATGGTTGTGGTGCTTGCGTCTCAGTTTGTCCTGTTAATGCAATCGCTGTGAAGCTCAACCGTTAA
- the moaA gene encoding GTP 3',8-cyclase MoaA, whose amino-acid sequence MQLQDQFSRKFYYLRLSITDVCNFKCNYCLPDGYKAEGKPEFLGRDELRRIVTGFAEMGTEKVRITGGEPSLRKDFTDIISDIAAIPKINKVATTTNGFNLDKYAQQWRDAGLDALNVSIDSLDARMFRQITGKNMFHKVMAGLDAAFTAGFETVKVNTVLMRNLNDIELDDFLNWIKTRPIQLRFIELMQTGDNQALFDKHHVSGASIRDKLMLQGWVSKVRGKADGPAQVFIHPDYIGEIGLIMPYEKNFCSTCNRLRVSTKGRLHLCLFGEAGVELRDLLQDDNQQQALISRVVGHMSEKKSTHFLQDGFTANTSHLASIGG is encoded by the coding sequence ATGCAACTTCAAGATCAGTTTTCGCGTAAATTTTATTATTTACGCTTATCAATTACAGACGTTTGTAATTTCAAATGTAACTACTGCTTACCAGATGGCTATAAAGCTGAAGGTAAACCTGAATTCTTAGGGCGTGATGAATTACGCCGTATCGTGACAGGGTTTGCTGAAATGGGCACTGAAAAGGTCCGTATTACTGGTGGTGAACCTTCATTACGAAAAGACTTCACAGATATTATCTCAGACATAGCTGCGATACCTAAAATTAATAAGGTTGCGACAACCACAAACGGCTTTAATCTAGACAAGTACGCACAGCAATGGCGAGATGCCGGACTTGATGCATTAAATGTCAGTATTGATAGTTTAGATGCACGCATGTTCCGCCAGATAACCGGTAAGAATATGTTTCATAAAGTCATGGCTGGTCTTGATGCTGCTTTTACTGCTGGCTTTGAAACTGTGAAAGTGAATACGGTATTGATGCGTAATTTAAATGATATCGAGCTAGATGATTTTTTAAATTGGATCAAGACCAGGCCAATTCAGCTACGTTTCATTGAACTAATGCAGACGGGTGATAACCAGGCGTTGTTCGATAAGCACCATGTATCAGGTGCAAGCATTCGCGACAAATTAATGTTGCAAGGCTGGGTAAGTAAAGTGAGGGGGAAGGCGGATGGACCAGCGCAAGTTTTTATTCACCCTGACTATATTGGTGAAATTGGTCTGATTATGCCTTATGAGAAGAACTTTTGTTCAACTTGTAACCGTTTACGCGTTTCAACGAAAGGGCGCTTACATTTATGCTTATTTGGTGAAGCTGGTGTTGAATTACGTGATTTACTTCAGGATGATAACCAGCAACAAGCGTTAATCAGTCGTGTGGTTGGGCATATGTCAGAGAAAAAATCGACACACTTCTTACAAGACGGTTTTACCGCTAATACATCACATCTTGCGTCTATCGGCGGCTAA
- the narQ gene encoding nitrate/nitrite two-component system sensor histidine kinase NarQ, giving the protein MKNIIPSHQSIIILIGRGMFSILALASLLTFISLVALSLSLSDASSINKAGALRMQSYQIAYNLSIDETEVKRQVHIDTFNQSLAHIKNNIVDNWDITTKLKQEFMAVETQWQAQSDILHSDNPDRFLSNVDEFVLTIDSFVQNLQNHSEYKVKIITLIKGLGIGLIFAVCIITIRLMQVQVLKPLQQIFTASNQIRRGEFDVSFDFVYENEIGSLASNISHMANDLNKLYSTLEQQVDAKTKQLKEAKDKINFLYTTSQKLHVTHLNADMLEQTLQSVSVLNGLSFYKLVLTGSEVETIYLNSGTDNGEQTLDLKLELEEQSFGTMTVLQREATDQDHLRSYCRIISRAQHRSQSNLEAQRSLLMEERAVIARELHDSLAQALSYLKIQVALLKRHLKNQEITPPTNEIVEEIDTNLKLSYTQLRELLNTFRLTLDDANLSEAISIMLAQLRQRTTSKIHLSYELEEHLFKPNQHIHILQIIREAVLNSIKHADSDEIIIDCGTNKNGTIEVSISDDGKGIPANPVKSNHYGLNIMGERASKLGAKLEIKNNKTKGTLVLLTFDRENKHA; this is encoded by the coding sequence ATGAAAAATATAATCCCTTCCCATCAGTCTATTATCATTTTAATCGGTCGCGGTATGTTTAGTATACTAGCGCTGGCCTCTTTACTTACTTTTATATCCTTAGTCGCGCTTTCACTCAGCTTATCTGATGCATCATCAATTAATAAAGCTGGTGCATTAAGAATGCAAAGCTATCAAATTGCTTACAATTTATCCATCGATGAAACAGAGGTCAAACGACAGGTTCATATTGATACTTTTAACCAATCACTTGCCCACATTAAAAATAATATTGTTGATAACTGGGATATTACCACAAAGCTGAAACAAGAATTCATGGCTGTTGAGACTCAATGGCAAGCACAATCTGATATCCTACACAGTGATAATCCAGACCGATTCTTAAGTAATGTCGATGAGTTTGTATTAACCATTGATTCCTTTGTGCAGAATTTACAAAACCATTCTGAATATAAAGTTAAAATTATCACCCTTATTAAAGGATTGGGTATCGGACTTATTTTCGCAGTGTGTATTATTACCATTCGTTTAATGCAAGTTCAGGTATTAAAGCCGCTCCAGCAGATATTCACCGCATCTAATCAAATCAGACGTGGTGAATTTGATGTATCGTTTGATTTTGTTTATGAGAATGAAATAGGCTCATTAGCGAGTAATATTTCGCACATGGCAAATGATTTAAACAAGCTTTACAGTACTCTGGAACAACAAGTAGACGCGAAAACCAAGCAATTAAAAGAAGCCAAAGATAAAATTAATTTTTTATACACCACGTCACAAAAATTACACGTCACGCATCTCAATGCTGACATGCTAGAACAGACGTTACAAAGTGTCTCCGTTCTCAATGGCCTGAGTTTCTATAAATTAGTGTTAACCGGTTCCGAAGTAGAAACTATCTACCTCAATTCAGGCACTGATAACGGTGAGCAAACCCTGGACTTAAAATTAGAGCTCGAAGAACAATCTTTTGGTACCATGACCGTACTCCAACGAGAAGCAACGGATCAGGACCATTTACGTAGCTACTGCCGTATCATTTCTCGTGCTCAGCATCGCTCTCAAAGTAATTTAGAAGCACAACGTTCACTACTAATGGAAGAACGCGCAGTGATTGCCCGTGAATTACATGATTCACTCGCTCAAGCCTTGTCCTATTTAAAAATTCAGGTGGCATTACTCAAGCGACATTTAAAGAATCAAGAAATCACACCACCAACCAATGAAATTGTCGAAGAAATAGATACCAACCTAAAATTATCTTACACTCAATTAAGAGAATTATTGAATACATTTAGGCTTACTCTCGATGATGCTAACTTATCTGAAGCCATTTCGATCATGCTTGCTCAGTTGCGTCAGCGCACAACATCGAAAATTCATCTAAGCTATGAATTAGAAGAACATTTATTTAAACCCAATCAACATATACATATTCTTCAAATTATACGAGAAGCTGTATTAAATTCCATCAAACATGCCGACTCCGATGAAATAATAATTGACTGTGGTACGAATAAAAATGGTACTATCGAAGTATCTATTTCGGATGATGGGAAAGGCATACCAGCCAATCCAGTAAAATCCAACCATTATGGCTTAAACATAATGGGAGAACGCGCTTCAAAACTAGGTGCTAAACTAGAAATAAAAAATAATAAAACAAAAGGCACCTTAGTATTACTAACCTTCGACAGGGAAAACAAACATGCTTGA
- the narL gene encoding two-component system response regulator NarL, whose protein sequence is MLENSYTILVVDDHPLMRKGIAQLLSLEEKFNVIGEASDGVEAITLAKQHEPDLVLLDLNMKGMSGLDTLKALRAEELSSRVVILTVSDNKQDVIRLINAGADGYLLKDSEPDLLLAQLQDVLSGQQALSESLLGYLDCLHEDNNFAEKLAKLTKRENQILLEISKGYSNKHVASNLHISEGTVKVHVKSLLKKLEASSRVEAAVMYLEFNKTSA, encoded by the coding sequence ATGCTTGAGAATAGTTACACAATTTTAGTAGTTGATGATCACCCACTAATGCGTAAAGGCATTGCTCAACTACTTTCATTAGAAGAAAAGTTCAATGTGATTGGTGAAGCTAGCGATGGCGTCGAAGCTATCACTCTTGCCAAGCAGCATGAACCAGATCTAGTCTTACTTGATCTGAACATGAAAGGTATGTCAGGTTTGGATACTTTAAAAGCGCTAAGAGCAGAAGAATTAAGCTCTCGTGTCGTTATTTTAACTGTTTCTGATAATAAACAAGATGTGATCCGTTTAATCAACGCAGGCGCTGATGGTTACCTATTAAAAGATTCTGAACCGGATCTATTATTAGCACAGCTTCAAGATGTATTATCTGGCCAGCAGGCACTATCTGAGAGCTTACTTGGCTATTTAGATTGCCTACATGAAGATAACAACTTCGCTGAAAAATTGGCTAAGTTGACTAAACGTGAAAATCAAATTCTACTTGAAATATCTAAAGGCTATAGCAACAAACATGTTGCAAGTAACCTGCATATTTCAGAAGGTACAGTAAAAGTTCACGTTAAAAGTTTATTGAAAAAATTAGAAGCAAGCTCACGTGTTGAAGCTGCAGTTATGTATCTTGAGTTTAATAAAACAAGCGCATAA